One bacterium genomic window, GATGTACTACGTTGGGCCGACTCCGGCGCGGCCTGATGCAGTTATCGGTTCGGCTGGGCCTACGACGAGCGCAAGGATGGACCTATTCACGCCGGCTCTGTTAGAAAAGGGTTTGGCTGCTAGCATCGGGAAGGGCCAGCGGTCGGAGGAAGTCCGGCGAGCGATGATGATGCATGGTGCAGTTTACTTTGCGGCTCCGGGCGGCTTGGGAGCCTACCTTGCGAGCCATATCGTGTCCGCCACCGTGATCTTTGGAGCAGAGCTTGGCCCTGAGGCGGTACGAAGGCTGGTGGTCGAGGAGATGCCCGTCATCGTGGCCAACGATATCTACGGCGGCGACGTGTACTCAATGGGCAGAGAGAGATACCGAGCCCAGCGCTGAGCGGCATTGCCGTTCGCATCGTAGCTTCAATTGTGAACTCATAGGGCTCGGTTATGTCGGCAAGAAAGAGACGCTTCCATCATAAACAGGACACACCCATATCCTGGTCCAGCTCGCGATCACGTTGAGGTTGAACGTCTTCGGCGGACGTACTATAATCCCATTCCGAGATGATAGAGCTCGACCGCGCCAAGAAAGTACTTGCTGAACGCTTTGGCTATACTGCTTTTCTTCCGGG contains:
- a CDS encoding fumarate hydratase C-terminal domain-containing protein; protein product: MPGEPKRIVTPLPRRVVAELRAGDECLISGELIGARDHAHKLLYEMIQRGEELPFQISGAVMYYVGPTPARPDAVIGSAGPTTSARMDLFTPALLEKGLAASIGKGQRSEEVRRAMMMHGAVYFAAPGGLGAYLASHIVSATVIFGAELGPEAVRRLVVEEMPVIVANDIYGGDVYSMGRERYRAQR